A part of Astatotilapia calliptera chromosome 15, fAstCal1.2, whole genome shotgun sequence genomic DNA contains:
- the LOC113037370 gene encoding dihydropyrimidinase-related protein 5-like — MGGTTMVMALVLPEQHCSLLDAYEKCRALADAKACCDYALHVGLTWWGPKVRNEMETLVREHGVNSFQMFMAYKDMMMLRDSELYQTLQTCKDIGAIARVHAENGELVAEGAKEALDLGISGPEGIEISRPEELESEATHRAITIANRARCPIYLVNVSSMSAGDMIAAAKMQGKVVHGETTVAHAVLNGMQYYHQDWAHAAAHVIVPPLRLDPNTPSYLMGLLGNDNLSVVASEHRPFSTKQRALGKEDFTKIPHGVPGVQDRMSVIWERGVVTGKMDENRFVAVTSSNAAKIYNLYPRKGRIIPGADADVVVWDPDATRTISVSTQVQGGDFNLYEGMRCHGVPLVTISRGRLVCENGVFMCAEESGKFYPQRTFPDYLYKKMVQREKTQAYKGVDRDPYSGDVAKVANTMKKELGLGPIDGETPNKACGRVHSGIRDLHESSFSLSGSQVDDHIPKRSSARILAPPGGRSSGIW; from the exons ATGGGTGGTACCACCATGGTGATGGCTCTGGTTCTGCCTGAACAACACTGCTCCCTGCTGGACGCCTACGAGAAGTGCAGGGCTCTGGCCGATGCCAAGGCGTGCTGCGACTACGCTCTGCACGTCGGGCTGACCTGGTGGGGACCaaag GTGCGTAATGAGATGGAGACCCTGGTGAGGGAACATGGAGTGAACTCCTTCCAGATGTTCATGGCCTACAAAGACATGATGATGCTGCGGGATTCAGAGCTCTACCAGACTCTGCAGACCTGTAAGGACATCGGTGCCATTGCCCGAGTCCACGCTGAAAACGGAGAGCTGGTGGCCGAG ggTGCCAAAGAGGCTCTGGATTTGGGCATCAGTGGGCCGGAGGGAATAGAGATCAGTCGACCAGAGGAG CTGGAGTCTGAGGCCACTCACAGAGCCATCACCATCGCCAACAgg GCTCGCTGCCCAATCTACCTGGTAAATGTGTCCAGTATGTCTGCTGGTGATATGATCGCTGCTGCTAAGATGCAGG GTAAGGTGGTCCACGGGGAGACTACAGTTGCTCACGCAGTGTTGAATGGGATGCAGTATTACCACCAGGATTGGGCTCATGCCGCCGCCCATGTCATCGTCCCTCCGCTCCGCCTCGACCCAAACACACCCAGCTACCTCATGGGCCTGCTGGGCAA tgACAATCTGAGCGTGGTGGCATCAGAGCACCGTCCGTTCAGCACCAAGCAGAGAGCTTTGGGCAAAGAGGACTTCACCAAGATCCCTCATGGAGTGCCTGGAGTCCAGGACAGGATGAGCGTCATTTGGGAGAGAGGAGTG gTTACAGGGAAAATGGATGAGAATCGTTTTGTGGCGGTGACGAGCTCCAACGCTGCAAAGATCTACAACCTGTACCCGCGCAAAGGCCGCATCATCCCCGGGGCTGACGCTGACGTGGTGGTCTGGGATCCAGATGCAACAAG gacaaTCTCTGTGAGCACTCAGGTGCAGGGCGGAGACTTCAACCTGTACGAAGGGATGCGTTGCCACGGCGTCCCTCTGGTCACCATCAGCCGGGGGCGTTTGGTGTGTGAGAACGGCGTGTTCATGTGCGCCGAGGAGTCCGGAAAGTTCTACCCGCAGCGCACTTTCCCCGACTACCTCTACAAGAAGATGGTGCAGAGGGAAAAG ACTCAGGCTTACAAAGGGGTGGACAGGGATCCGTACTCTGGTGATGTGGCCAAGGTTGCGAACACCATGAAGAAGGAACTCGGTTTGGGCCCCATAGATGGAGAGACGCCCAACAAAGCCTGCGGTCGAGTGCACTCTGGAATCCGAGACCTTCACGAGTCCTCTTTCAGCCTCTCAG GGTCTCAGGTCGACGACCACATCCCGAAGAGGTCCTCGGCTCGGATCCTGGCCCCTCCCGGCGGCCGCTCCAGTGGTATCTGGTAA
- the LOC113037368 gene encoding uncharacterized protein LOC113037368: protein MANLDPTTENLRIAHLNIRSLRNKIPDVHHILTRDKIHVLALTETQLDKNVKNFELTINNYKLYRKDRNNGNGKRAWGGVALYVRDQIPVKKDLPNLSDVEMIWIEIFLPHTKPVLIGCCYRPPKSTTEYLEKICRSIEQVLNPEKDIFLLGDFNIDWLSNSSLKEKITCFTHPMGLKQIVDYPTRFGKCIDHIYTNIHELCETPPEHPPPIITGCSDHNLVIANVRERKVPPQKIIQRSDTDFNEDNFIREIETVQWGEVEMELVPNMALSKFIHLFIPIAMNHARLMNLADNHHEPWWVENITPLIEKRDGEKQMGHTLNARIKHKKILKMFSDRKKQHFRPEHPLIKFLTEFRLPENVAVDNFLQSLSESVTQDIVSRLLTIAALHIPAPIQHILNILE, encoded by the coding sequence ATGGCTAATTTAGATCCCACAACTGAAAACTTGCGTATAGCTCATCTGAACATACGCAGCCTTAGAAATAAGATTCCTGACGTTCATCACATATTAACACGTGATAAAATACATGTGTTAGCTCTCACTGAAACTCAGTTAGACAAGAATGTTAAAAACTTTGAACTGACAATAAATAATTACAAGTTGTACAGAAAGGATAGAAATAATGGTAATGGGAAAAGGGCTTGGGGTGGTGTAGCTCTATATGTTCGAGACCAAATTCCAGTTAAGAAAGATTTGCCAAATCTGTCTGACGTAGAAATGATTTGGATTGAGATTTTCTTGCCACATACCAAACCAGTTTTAATCGGATGTTGTTACAGACCACCAAAATCCACAACAGAGTATCTTGAGAAAATATGTAGATCAATAGAGCAAGTGTTAAACccagaaaaagacattttcctGCTGGGTGACTTTAACATTGATTGGCTGTCAAATTCTtcgttaaaagaaaaaattacgTGTTTTACTCATCCAATGGGTCTAAAACAGATTGTGGACTATCCTACAAGGTTTGGAAAATGTATTGATCACATCTACACAAATATTCATGAGCTTTGTGAAACACCTCCTGAACATCCACCCCCAATTATCACAGGCTGTAGTGATCATAATCTTGTTATTGCCAATGTAAGAGAAAGAAAggtacccccccaaaaaatcattcagaggtcagacactgacTTTAATGAAGACAATTTCATTAGAGAGATTGAGACAGTTCAGTGGGGAGAGGTAGAGATGGAATTAGTACCTAACATGGCTTTATCCAAGTTTATTCACCTCTTTATTCCAATAGCAATGAATCACGCTCGACTAATGAACTTGGCAGACAATCATCATGAACCCTGGTGGGTTGAAAACATAACACCTTTAATAGAGAaaagagatggagaaaaacaaatgggGCACACACTGAATGCAAGgattaaacacaaaaagattttaaaaatgttcagcGACAGAAAGAAGCAACATTTCCGCCCTGAACACCCTTTGATAAAGTTTCTTACTGAATTTAGGCTCCCAGAAAATGTGGCAGTTGACAATTTCTTACAGTCACTCTCAGAGTCTGTGACACAGGATATAGTTTCTAGACTGCTAACAATTGCTGCTCTGCACATCCCTGCTCCCATACAGCACATTCTGAAcatattagaatag
- the LOC113037367 gene encoding dihydropyrimidinase-related protein 5-like: MAANMGSMRILIKGGKVVNDDFTQEADVYIENGIIQQVGKELMIPGGAKVIDASGKLVLPGGIDTSVHLQETFMNATIQDDFYSGTKAALMGGTTMVMALVLPEQHCSLLDAYEKCRALADAKACCDYALHVGLTWWGPKVRNEMETLVREHGVNSFQVFMAYKDMMMLRDSELYQTLQTCKDIGAIARVHAENGELVAEGAKEALDLGISGPEGIEISRPEELESEATHRAITIANRARCPIYLVNVSSMSAGDMIAAAKMQGKVVHGETTVAHAVLNGMQYYHQDWAHAAAHVIVPPLRLDPNTPSYLMGLLGNDNLSVVASEHRPFSTKQRALGKEDFTKIPHGVPGVQDRMSVIWERGVVTGKMDENRFVAVTSSNAAKIYNLYPRKGRIIPGADADVVVWDPDATRTISVSTQVQGGDFNLYEGMRCHGVPLVTISRGRLVCENGVFMCAEGSGKFYPQRTFPDYLYKKMVQREKTQAYKGVDRDPYSGDVAKVANTMKKELGLGPIDGETPNKACGRVHSGIRDLHESSFSLSGSQVDDHIPKRSSARILAPPGGRSSGIW; this comes from the exons GTTGGAAAGGAGCTGATGATACCAGGCGGAGCTAAGGTGATAGATGCCTCTGGAAAGCTGGTGTTACCGGGCGGAATTGACACCAGTGTGCATCTGCAGGAGACCTTCATGAACGCCACCATCCAGGACGACTTCTACAGTGGGACCAAG GCGGCTCTGATGGGTGGTACCACCATGGTGATGGCTCTGGTTCTGCCTGAACAACACTGCTCCCTGCTGGACGCCTACGAGAAGTGCAGGGCTCTGGCCGATGCCAAGGCGTGCTGCGACTACGCTCTGCACGTCGGGCTGACCTGGTGGGGACCaaag GTGCGTAATGAGATGGAGACCCTGGTGAGGGAACATGGAGTGAACTCCTTCCAGGTGTTCATGGCCTACAAAGACATGATGATGCTGCGGGATTCAGAGCTCTACCAGACTCTGCAGACCTGTAAGGACATCGGTGCCATTGCCCGAGTCCACGCTGAAAACGGAGAGCTGGTGGCCGAG ggTGCCAAAGAGGCTCTGGATTTGGGCATCAGTGGGCCGGAGGGAATAGAGATCAGTCGACCAGAGGAG CTGGAGTCTGAGGCCACTCACAGAGCCATCACCATCGCCAACAgg GCTCGCTGCCCAATCTACCTGGTAAATGTGTCCAGTATGTCTGCTGGTGATATGATCGCTGCTGCTAAGATGCAGG GTAAGGTGGTCCACGGGGAGACTACAGTTGCTCACGCAGTGTTGAATGGGATGCAGTATTACCACCAGGATTGGGCTCATGCCGCCGCCCATGTCATCGTCCCTCCGCTCCGCCTCGACCCAAACACACCCAGCTACCTCATGGGCCTGCTGGGCAA tgACAATCTGAGCGTGGTGGCATCAGAGCACCGTCCGTTCAGCACCAAGCAGAGAGCTTTGGGCAAAGAGGACTTCACCAAGATCCCTCATGGAGTGCCTGGAGTCCAGGACAGGATGAGCGTCATTTGGGAGAGAGGAGTG gTTACAGGGAAAATGGATGAGAATCGTTTTGTGGCGGTGACGAGCTCCAACGCTGCAAAGATCTACAACCTGTACCCGCGCAAAGGCCGCATCATCCCCGGGGCTGACGCTGACGTGGTGGTCTGGGATCCAGATGCAACAAG gacaaTCTCTGTGAGCACTCAGGTGCAGGGCGGAGACTTCAACCTGTACGAAGGGATGCGTTGCCACGGCGTCCCTCTGGTCACCATCAGCCGGGGGCGTTTGGTGTGTGAGAACGGCGTGTTCATGTGCGCCGAGGGGTCCGGAAAGTTCTACCCGCAGCGCACTTTCCCCGACTACCTCTACAAGAAGATGGTGCAGAGGGAAAAG ACTCAGGCTTACAAAGGGGTGGACAGGGATCCGTACTCTGGTGATGTGGCCAAGGTTGCGAACACCATGAAGAAGGAACTCGGTTTGGGCCCCATAGATGGAGAGACGCCCAACAAAGCCTGCGGTCGAGTGCACTCCGGAATCCGAGACCTTCACGAGTCCTCTTTCAGCCTCTCAG GGTCTCAGGTCGACGACCACATCCCGAAGAGGTCCTCGGCTCGGATCCTGGCCCCTCCCGGCGGCCGCTCCAGTGGTATCTGGTAA